Proteins co-encoded in one Aquincola tertiaricarbonis genomic window:
- a CDS encoding putative DNA modification/repair radical SAM protein, which translates to MDLQSKLAILADAAKYDASCASSGTDKRHSVGGRGIGSTEGMGICHSYAPDGRCISLLKILLTNHCQYDCLYCVNRSSSNVPRARFRTDELVQLTLDFYRRNCIEGLFLSSGIIKSPDFTMEQVVEVARSLREDHDFRGYIHLKTIPDASEELLARAGRYADRLSINIEMPTTEGLKALAPEKDDLAIKRSMARLRLHIDDGKEAAKPVPIRVLPGARPRPAKAPRFAPAGQSTQMIVGADATDDQHILATSAQLYGSYRLRRVYYSAFSPIPDASRGLPLQAPPLMREHRLYQADWLMRFYGFAHDEIVPRGQGLLRLDVDPKLAWALAHREQFPVDLNTAPRELLLRVPGLGVKAIDRLLQSRRVRRLRADDLPRLHVPLKKVLPFVLVDGHRPSGDPVLPTPAAAPPRALPVQASLFA; encoded by the coding sequence GTGGACCTGCAAAGCAAACTCGCCATCCTGGCCGACGCGGCCAAGTACGACGCCTCGTGCGCCTCCAGCGGCACCGACAAGCGCCATTCGGTGGGCGGGCGCGGCATCGGCTCCACCGAGGGCATGGGCATCTGCCACAGCTATGCGCCCGACGGCCGCTGCATCTCGCTGCTGAAGATCCTGCTCACGAACCACTGCCAGTACGACTGCCTGTACTGCGTCAACCGCAGTTCCAGCAACGTGCCGCGGGCGCGCTTCCGCACCGACGAATTGGTGCAGCTCACGCTCGACTTCTACCGCCGCAATTGCATCGAAGGCCTGTTCCTCAGCAGCGGCATCATCAAAAGCCCCGACTTCACGATGGAGCAGGTGGTGGAGGTGGCCCGCTCGCTGCGCGAGGACCACGACTTCCGCGGCTACATCCACCTCAAGACCATCCCCGACGCCAGCGAAGAGCTGCTGGCCCGCGCCGGCCGCTATGCCGACCGGCTCAGCATCAACATCGAGATGCCCACCACCGAGGGGCTGAAGGCGCTGGCGCCCGAGAAGGACGACCTGGCCATCAAGCGCTCGATGGCGCGGCTGCGGCTGCACATCGACGACGGCAAGGAAGCCGCCAAGCCGGTGCCCATCCGGGTGCTGCCCGGCGCCCGGCCGCGGCCGGCCAAGGCGCCGCGCTTTGCGCCCGCAGGGCAAAGCACGCAGATGATCGTCGGCGCCGATGCCACCGACGACCAGCACATCCTGGCCACCAGCGCCCAGCTCTACGGCAGCTATCGGCTGCGGCGGGTGTACTACTCGGCCTTCAGCCCCATCCCCGATGCCTCGCGCGGGCTGCCGCTGCAGGCGCCGCCGCTGATGCGTGAGCACCGGCTGTACCAGGCCGACTGGCTGATGCGCTTCTACGGCTTCGCGCACGACGAGATCGTGCCGCGCGGCCAGGGCCTGCTGCGGCTGGACGTCGACCCCAAGCTGGCCTGGGCGCTGGCCCACCGCGAGCAGTTCCCGGTCGACCTCAACACCGCCCCGCGCGAGCTGCTGCTGCGGGTGCCGGGCCTGGGCGTCAAGGCCATCGACCGGCTGCTGCAGTCGCGCCGCGTGCGGCGCCTGCGCGCCGACGACCTGCCGCGGCTGCATGTGCCGCTGAAAAAGGTGCTGCCTTTTGTGCTGGTGGACGGCCACCGCCCCAGCGGCGACCCGGTGCTGCCCACTCCCGCCGCTGCACCGCCGCGCGCGCTGCCGGTGCAGGCCTCGCTGTTTGCCTGA
- a CDS encoding UdgX family uracil-DNA binding protein (This protein belongs to the uracil DNA glycosylase superfamily, members of which act in excision repair of DNA. However, it belongs more specifically to UdgX branch, whose founding member was found to bind uracil in DNA (where it does not belong), without cleaving it, appears to promote DNA repair by a pathway involving RecA, rather than base excision.) encodes MAADHRIVLDGPADVAGFRREARQLLAQQVPPARVQWQAGGDTASGAGGTAGLWDALDEAPASAPERAPAAAAVPAPEAPAVRVPVAFVELCNQVLLHREPGRFALMYRLLWRLVHEPALRHDPLDADRLKAAELAAAVRRDIHKMRAFVRFRPVGDDRHVAWFEPDHHIVEANAPFFMRRFAQMRWAILTPERCVEWDGEQLHFQPGADRSNAPPADAGEQLWLTYYEHIFNPARLKLAMMVREMPRRYWHNLPEAALIAPLAASAAARSEAMVAAPATPARSTRTLHIQRADAPPPGEAPRTLEALKAATNACTACPIGALATQAVCGEGPVGAQHMLVGEQPGDQEDLAGRPFVGPAGQLLDGALRELGWPRQQLYLANAVKHFKYELRGKRRLHKTAGQREAQACGQWLAHEINLVQPQALVALGATAARALLGRDVAVGRERGRWLHERADGRPVFVTLHPSALLRQPPSEREAAYAAWLEDLRRCREVAFEPSLPAATTPD; translated from the coding sequence TTGGCCGCGGACCACCGCATCGTGCTGGACGGCCCCGCCGACGTGGCCGGCTTCCGGCGTGAGGCGCGCCAGCTGCTGGCGCAGCAGGTGCCGCCGGCCCGGGTGCAGTGGCAGGCCGGGGGCGACACTGCGAGCGGTGCAGGTGGCACCGCCGGCTTGTGGGACGCGCTGGACGAGGCGCCTGCCTCTGCGCCCGAGCGTGCGCCGGCCGCTGCCGCCGTCCCCGCCCCCGAAGCCCCCGCCGTGCGCGTGCCGGTCGCCTTCGTCGAGCTGTGCAACCAGGTGCTGCTGCACCGCGAGCCCGGCCGCTTCGCGCTGATGTACCGGCTGCTGTGGCGCCTGGTGCATGAGCCGGCGCTGCGCCACGACCCGCTGGATGCCGATCGGCTGAAGGCAGCCGAACTGGCGGCCGCGGTGCGCCGCGACATCCACAAGATGCGCGCCTTCGTGCGCTTTCGGCCGGTGGGCGACGACCGCCACGTGGCCTGGTTCGAGCCCGACCACCACATCGTCGAGGCCAACGCGCCGTTTTTCATGCGGCGCTTCGCGCAGATGCGCTGGGCCATCCTGACGCCCGAGCGCTGCGTGGAATGGGACGGTGAGCAGCTGCACTTCCAGCCCGGCGCCGACCGCAGCAACGCGCCGCCGGCCGACGCCGGCGAGCAGCTGTGGCTCACGTATTACGAACACATCTTCAATCCGGCGCGGCTGAAGCTGGCCATGATGGTGCGCGAGATGCCGCGCCGCTACTGGCACAACCTGCCCGAGGCCGCCTTGATCGCCCCGCTGGCCGCCAGCGCCGCCGCCCGCAGCGAGGCGATGGTGGCCGCGCCCGCGACGCCGGCGCGCAGCACCCGCACGCTGCACATCCAGCGCGCAGACGCGCCGCCCCCCGGCGAGGCGCCACGCACGCTGGAGGCGCTGAAGGCCGCCACCAACGCCTGCACGGCCTGCCCCATCGGCGCGCTGGCCACGCAGGCGGTGTGCGGCGAAGGGCCGGTGGGCGCCCAGCACATGCTGGTGGGTGAGCAGCCCGGCGACCAGGAGGACCTGGCCGGCCGCCCCTTCGTCGGCCCGGCCGGCCAGCTGCTGGATGGCGCCCTGCGCGAGCTGGGCTGGCCGCGCCAGCAGCTGTACCTGGCCAACGCGGTCAAGCACTTCAAGTACGAGCTGCGCGGCAAGCGGCGGCTGCACAAGACCGCCGGGCAGCGCGAGGCCCAGGCCTGCGGTCAGTGGCTGGCCCATGAAATCAACCTGGTGCAGCCGCAGGCCCTGGTGGCGCTGGGCGCTACCGCCGCCCGTGCGTTGCTCGGCCGCGACGTGGCGGTCGGCCGTGAGCGGGGCCGCTGGCTGCATGAACGGGCCGACGGGCGGCCGGTGTTTGTAACGCTGCACCCTTCCGCGCTGCTGCGCCAGCCGCCATCGGAGCGCGAAGCCGCCTACGCCGCTTGGCTGGAAGACCTGCGGCGTTGTCGGGAAGTTGCTTTCGAGCCAAGTTTGCCCGCCGCCACCACCCCTGATTGA
- a CDS encoding XrtA/PEP-CTERM system exopolysaccharide export protein, whose product MSGKYPAAPAEAGTGDYAYVIGAGDTLNIIVSRNPELSMSVPVRPDGKISAPLVDELVAQGKTSVQVARDIEKQLEKYIRDPVVTVVVTNFVGPYSEQVRVVGEAARPQFLPFKQKMTLLDVMIAVGGLTDFAAGNRATILRGSEGNKQYAVRLKDLIKDGDISANVEMKPGDILIIPQSFF is encoded by the coding sequence ATGTCGGGCAAGTACCCCGCCGCGCCGGCTGAAGCGGGCACTGGCGACTACGCCTACGTCATCGGTGCGGGCGACACGCTGAACATCATCGTCTCGCGCAACCCCGAGCTGTCCATGAGCGTCCCGGTGCGTCCGGACGGCAAGATCTCCGCCCCGCTGGTGGACGAACTGGTGGCGCAGGGCAAGACCTCGGTGCAGGTGGCCCGCGACATCGAGAAGCAGCTCGAGAAGTACATCCGCGATCCCGTCGTCACGGTGGTGGTGACGAACTTCGTCGGCCCCTACAGCGAGCAGGTGCGCGTGGTGGGTGAAGCTGCCCGCCCGCAGTTCCTGCCCTTCAAGCAGAAGATGACGCTGCTGGACGTGATGATCGCCGTTGGTGGCCTGACCGACTTCGCCGCCGGCAACCGCGCCACCATCCTGCGCGGCTCCGAGGGCAACAAGCAGTACGCGGTTCGCCTCAAGGATCTGATCAAGGACGGCGATATCTCGGCCAACGTCGAGATGAAGCCGGGCGACATCCTGATCATCCCGCAGAGCTTCTTCTGA